From Flavobacterium arcticum, the proteins below share one genomic window:
- a CDS encoding BamA/TamA family outer membrane protein: protein MLCFSVKAQNLYLKVEGNTVNETKIIDSISYNKVHKNAKSILEETALLSKTLLTAGYLENKEASYRKVNDSVFNHTFSIGNKTNTIHIYTGKLSDFHKQLLNITKDTISLPIAETESFMNSNMALLEKKGYSLSNLQLIDLEKKDQVLNASLTIVIEKKRTLDGLVLEGYKKFPEGIRRNILRKYKGKIFNQENLQRLHNDFNAIRFVNQIKYPEILFKEDTTKVYVYLEKAKPNTFDGYIGFSNDQDEGNVRFNGYLDLLLINVLNTGERFNLYWKNNGDEQTTFNTSLELPYIFKSPIGIKASLNIFKQDSTFQTTVTDLNIGYYFNYNSRAYLGYKQTESVDIQNIDNSTLSDYSSTFYTSTYEYTGYSFDDFLFPEKTSVLLKGGFGTRDTKTTNTNQYFIQTDISHNLYLNKRNIINLKNETFYLNSKSYIINELFRFGGINSIRGFNENSLQASLYTALMAEYRYILSPNLYIYSITDYGYFQDKTSGLNDNLLGLGFGFGLLTNNGLFNIIYANGSTKDAPIKLSNSIVHISFKTRF from the coding sequence ATGCTTTGCTTTTCGGTAAAAGCACAAAACCTTTATTTAAAAGTGGAGGGTAATACCGTTAACGAAACTAAAATCATCGACTCTATATCTTATAATAAGGTTCATAAAAATGCTAAATCAATATTAGAAGAAACCGCACTGTTATCTAAAACCTTATTAACAGCTGGTTATCTAGAAAATAAAGAAGCCTCCTATCGCAAGGTAAATGACTCCGTTTTTAATCATACTTTTTCTATAGGAAATAAAACAAACACTATACATATATATACAGGTAAGCTATCTGATTTTCATAAACAGCTTTTAAACATAACTAAAGACACTATTAGCCTACCCATAGCCGAAACCGAAAGCTTCATGAACAGTAATATGGCTTTATTAGAAAAGAAAGGATACTCTTTAAGCAACTTACAACTTATAGATCTCGAGAAGAAAGACCAGGTTTTAAATGCTTCACTTACAATTGTAATAGAAAAAAAACGAACACTTGATGGGCTTGTACTAGAAGGGTACAAAAAATTCCCCGAAGGGATACGTCGTAATATATTGAGAAAGTATAAAGGCAAAATTTTTAATCAGGAAAACCTACAGCGACTGCATAATGATTTTAATGCTATACGCTTTGTAAATCAAATTAAATACCCCGAGATATTATTTAAAGAAGACACTACTAAGGTATATGTATATTTAGAGAAAGCCAAACCAAACACCTTTGATGGATATATAGGCTTTTCTAACGATCAAGATGAAGGCAATGTTCGCTTTAACGGCTACTTAGACCTATTACTTATTAATGTATTAAACACCGGAGAGCGATTTAACCTGTACTGGAAAAACAATGGCGACGAACAAACCACTTTTAATACATCTTTAGAGTTACCTTACATTTTTAAAAGCCCGATAGGTATAAAAGCGAGTCTGAATATTTTTAAACAAGATAGTACTTTTCAAACGACCGTTACCGACTTAAATATTGGATATTACTTTAATTATAACTCTCGTGCTTATTTAGGTTACAAACAAACAGAGTCTGTAGATATACAAAACATAGACAATAGTACACTTAGTGATTACTCGAGCACATTCTACACCTCTACCTATGAATATACTGGTTATAGTTTTGATGATTTTCTATTTCCTGAAAAAACATCTGTTTTACTAAAAGGTGGTTTTGGCACAAGAGACACTAAAACAACTAACACAAACCAATACTTTATACAAACTGATATTTCGCATAATCTCTATCTTAATAAGCGTAATATTATAAACCTAAAGAATGAGACCTTTTACCTTAATAGCAAATCTTATATAATTAATGAGCTTTTCCGCTTTGGTGGCATTAACTCTATAAGGGGTTTTAACGAAAACAGCCTACAGGCAAGTTTATACACTGCTTTAATGGCAGAGTATAGGTATATACTATCGCCTAACCTATATATATACTCTATTACTGACTATGGGTATTTTCAGGATAAAACATCGGGACTTAATGACAATTTGCTGGGATTAGGTTTTGGTTTCGGACTACTAACAAATAATGGATTATTTAATATAATATATGCTAACGGTAGCACTAAAGATGCTCCTATAAAATTATCTAATTCTATAGTGCATATTAGTTTTAAAACACGCTTTTAA
- the rlmB gene encoding 23S rRNA (guanosine(2251)-2'-O)-methyltransferase RlmB has product MEKEHQIFGIRAIIEAIQAGKEIDKVFIQKETQGDLMRDLMKVLKRNSINFSYVPVEKLNRLTHNNHQGAVATIAPIKFHDLETLVEQVMESGKTPLFLILDQLSDARNFGAIIRTAECTGVDGIIVQKQGSAPVNGDTVKTSAGAVFNVPICKVEHIKDAIFHLQGSGIKTIAATEKTEDTIYDISFKEPLAIIMGSEDRGINPSVLKIVDEKVKLPMFGTIQSLNVSVACGAFLYEAVRQRR; this is encoded by the coding sequence ATGGAAAAAGAGCACCAAATATTCGGGATAAGAGCCATTATAGAGGCTATACAGGCAGGTAAAGAAATAGATAAAGTTTTTATACAAAAAGAAACACAGGGCGACCTAATGCGCGACCTGATGAAGGTGCTAAAGCGTAATAGCATTAACTTTAGCTATGTACCTGTTGAAAAACTAAACCGACTAACACACAACAACCATCAAGGTGCTGTGGCGACTATTGCTCCTATAAAATTTCATGACCTTGAAACACTTGTAGAACAGGTTATGGAAAGCGGTAAAACTCCTCTTTTCCTTATATTAGATCAACTATCTGATGCACGCAACTTTGGTGCAATAATACGTACTGCAGAGTGTACTGGTGTAGATGGTATTATTGTTCAAAAACAAGGTTCGGCACCTGTAAATGGTGATACCGTAAAAACATCGGCTGGAGCTGTGTTTAATGTACCCATTTGTAAAGTAGAACATATTAAAGATGCTATTTTCCACCTGCAAGGGTCAGGAATAAAAACAATTGCTGCTACAGAGAAAACCGAAGACACGATTTATGACATATCCTTTAAAGAGCCATTGGCAATTATAATGGGATCTGAAGATAGAGGTATTAACCCATCGGTGCTTAAAATAGTAGACGAAAAAGTAAAACTACCTATGTTTGGCACTATACAGTCATTAAATGTATCAGTAGCTTGTGGTGCTTTCTTATATGAAGCAGTACGACAAAGAAGGTAA
- a CDS encoding rhomboid family intramembrane serine protease, protein MNDNRFKFSPSVLAWPLYFVVFLWIIYWIDIKFPVNFAQYGVYPRTFKGLRGVLFSPFIHGSLEHLYNNSIPLLVLIAALRFFYRRHALQVIGYGILLSGAITWLIGRESYHIGASGLIYVLVSFMFFKGIQTGYYRLVALSLTIIMLYGGMIWYVFPDIDKGISWEGHLAGLITGFIFSRLYDAPDYQKPIVYDWQKPNFNPEDDPFMKRFDENGNFVNPPPPEPEPEEESIQPTSSTMPRVSIVYTYTKNSKEEDNEGAEI, encoded by the coding sequence GTGAATGATAATCGCTTTAAATTTTCTCCCTCTGTATTAGCTTGGCCACTATATTTTGTAGTGTTTCTATGGATAATATACTGGATTGATATAAAATTTCCTGTAAACTTTGCACAGTACGGTGTTTACCCAAGAACATTTAAAGGACTTAGAGGTGTACTCTTTAGTCCTTTTATACATGGTAGTTTAGAACACTTATATAATAATTCTATACCCTTATTAGTGCTCATTGCTGCATTACGTTTCTTTTATAGGAGACACGCTTTACAGGTTATTGGCTATGGTATTTTACTGTCAGGAGCTATAACATGGCTCATTGGTAGAGAGTCCTACCATATAGGGGCAAGCGGGCTTATATATGTATTGGTAAGTTTTATGTTTTTTAAAGGGATACAAACAGGCTATTACCGTTTGGTAGCATTATCACTTACTATAATAATGTTATATGGCGGTATGATATGGTATGTTTTCCCAGATATAGATAAAGGTATATCATGGGAAGGACATTTGGCAGGACTTATTACAGGTTTTATATTTTCTCGATTGTATGATGCTCCCGATTATCAAAAACCTATAGTGTATGATTGGCAAAAGCCAAATTTCAACCCAGAGGATGACCCCTTTATGAAACGATTTGACGAGAACGGTAATTTTGTAAATCCGCCACCACCCGAGCCTGAACCCGAAGAAGAAAGCATACAGCCTACTTCATCTACAATGCCTAGAGTATCTATTGTATATACTTATACTAAAAATAGTAAAGAAGAGGATAATGAAGGTGCGGAAATCTAA